The window GCTCGTGATTGAAAAAATTATCCGGAACAATAGATTCTCTCAGCGGCAATTAGGTGAGAGTCACCCCCTCTCTCCCCTTGAGAGGGGCATCCCAAGGGGGGCACCCCCTTTGATCCCCGTTTCGCGGATAAGACTCGTCAACCTAGCAATGGGCTACGTGGGGGAATATAGAATTTTGCAAGAGACTCGATTAACTGATTGAGGAACTTTAACATGTAACCTAATAGACAAGAAATTCAATTAGAAATATATTTTGTATTTGAAAGTGATTATTATCATCAGATGAATCTTGATGCACCTCTGTATGATCTTCAACGAATCAAGATTTTTTTAAGTTATTCCACAAAAGACAAACATACAGCGGGGACAATAAAATATCAATTAGTAAAACTCGGATATGATGTTTTTTTAGCTCACCATGATCTCGAACCTAGTCAGGTTTGGGTTGAAGAGATTTTACGAAATCTTGATAATTGTGATATTTTTCTTCCTTTTTTAACTGAAAATTGTTTTAATTCTTTTTGGGTAAATCAAGAAATCGGCATTGGATTCATAAAAAATAAATTGATAATGCCATTTACAATTAATCGTATTCCTTGGGGATTCATCTCTCACATACAAGCATATTGTCTTGATGCTTCAAGTGCCACAAATTTGTATAATGACATTCAAAATGCATGTTCTAAAATTGAAAAAATAATGACTAGTAAAGACCCAGAAAAAATGAGAGATACATTAATTTTTGCTTTAGACAAAAGTGGTTCATATGAAACTTCGAATAAAATCGCAATTTCTCTCATGAAATGTGGGTTAATCTCTGCTGATCAGGTTAATGAAATTATTAGAATTTTTTTAAAGAATGATCAAGTAAATCAAGCATATGAAGGACGAAATTTAATTTTAGACTTATTCACCAATTATTACGATGCAATTGATTCTGAATTTGAAGAGATTTTAAGAGACAATTGGGATTTTTAAAAATTCAATAGAAAATTTCTTTTTATTCACAGACGATTGTGTATTTCCCGATGTTTTTACTCTCAGGTATATTTGAGAGATTCAGATAGAAGAATTGAAAACGGTATAAAAATGAATGTGGAGTTGTCGTTGTATAAGGTCTCATTATGGAATCAACTGAATTGTTACTTGAAGAATGGAAAATCACTAAAGATAGAATTAGTCATTTTGATGAAATTGTAATCAGATTAAGACTTGAAGGCATAAGTTTGGCCCTTTTAATTATTGGAATCGGTTTTATGATTGTTCAATATGCTCCTGAAGTACATATCAAAGAAATTAATTTTAGTGCAGCCGGATTAGTTTTTGTTTTTGCATCAGCATATTTAATTCCGATTTTTTTCTTCGATCTGCTTCATTATCATTTATTAGTCCTATCTGTTGAGCACAGTATCAGTATTGAGAAAAAGATATTCCCTGATAGGAAATCAATTACTCAAAAACTTACTTCAAATTTTTTAACAACGATTCATTCGGTTCTTTTCATTGCATTGTATCTGATAATTATTTCAATGGGTTTCATTCTTGGGTATTTATTCAGTTAATGTATTTAAAAAATGGAAATCGTGGAAATTTGATAATTCACAGTTGACTGTGTATCCACTGATGAGATTTTCATCAAATATTTTTTTCCATTATCCACAATCAATTGTGTAAAAAAAATAGTTACTGATATTCCGGCGGCTGCACCTGCTTGGGCAACCCGCCTTTGAAGTGCTGCTGGATTCTCGTGTAATATTCCCGGAGACGCTCGTTCATCATCGGGTGCACCTTCTTCTGCGCTTCCTCAAAGTGACGCGTCGCAACGGCTGCTGCGTTCTCCCGCAGCGCCAGCATCCCCGCCTCGCGGCAGATCGATTCAAGGTCCGAGCCTACGAAACCTTCCGTGATGGCGGCCAGGTTGACTGCAAGGATTTCGCGGGCGGGATCGGTGACGGTGAGATTCTTTTCTCCCAGCAGCTCGATGAGCCGCCGGCGCCGGGTCCCGGCAGGAATGCCGGCAGCATCATCGGTGGCTGGCGTGATCGCGGCTTTCATCTCGTCGGCCGTAATCGTCTTGTCCTTCCCGAGCTTCTCCACCAGTTCGGCAAGCATCTCTTCTGAATATTTCCCGCAGAGGCTGACAACCTCTTCGAGCGCCGAGCCTTCGAGCGGCATGAAGCGGCTGTGGATATTGATGATCTTCTTCCGGTCCTCGGTCGTGGGCTCGCCGATATACACGAGCCGGTCGAAGCGTCCTGCACGGAGCAGGGCCGGGTCCACGATGTCCGGGCGGTTCGTTGCGCCCATGACCACGACATCCTTGAGTTCCTCGAGGCCGTCCATCTCGGTTAAGATCTGGTTGAGCACATTGTCGCTGACATGCGAATCGCTGTTCGATCCCCGGGCCGGGGCAAGGGCATCGATCTCATCGAAGAAGATGATCGACGGCGCAACCTGCCGGGCCTTCTTGAAGACCTCGCGGACCGCCCGTTCGCTCTCGCCCACCCACTTGGATAAGAGCTGGGGTCCCCGGACGGGGATGAAATTCGCGCCGCTCTCGGACGCGACTGCCTTTGCAATCAGGGTCTTTCCTGTTCCCGGCGGACCGTAGAGCAGGATACCCCGCGGGGGCTGGATGCCAAGATCTTCGAATTTCTGCCGGTCGGTGAGCGGGAGCTCGACGGCTTCGCGCACTTCTGTTTTTGCGGTCTCCAGCCCGCCCACGTTCTGCCATTTTACATGCGAGACTTCGAGCATCACTTCGCGCATCGCGCTCGGCCCCACATCGCGCTGGGCGCTGCGGAAGTCACTGGCATAGACCTTGAGCGTATCGAGAATCTCCTGCGGGATCTCCTCGGCATCGAGATGTTCGGAGAGGTCGGGCAGGTACCTGCGCAGGGCGCGGATGGCCGCCTCGCGGGCAAGGGCTGCAAGGTCTGCGCCGACAAACCCGTGGGTCTGCTGGGCAAGAACCTCAAGGCTCACGTCTTCCGAGAGTGGCATGCCCCGGCAGTGGATCTTCAGGATATCGATCCGGTCCGGTTCGCCCGGCACCCCGATCTCGATCTCCCGGTCAAAGCGGCCGGGCCGGCGGAGTGCGGCATCGATCGCATCTACGCGGTTCGTTGCGCCGATCACGACCACCTGCCCGCGTTCCTCGAGCCCGTCCATCATGGTTAAGAGCTGGGCAACAACCCGGCGCTCAACTTCCCCGGTCACTTCCTCGCGCCGGGGGGCAATGGAGTCGAGTTCGTCGATGAAGATGATCGAGGGAGCGTTCTCCCGCGCCTCTTCAAAGACCTCGCGGAGCCGCTGCTCGCTCTCACCGTAATATTTCGAGATGACCTCGGGGCCGGCGATTGAGATGAAATGCGCCCCGCTCTCGCTGGCAACCGCCTTTGCGATCAGGGTCTTTCCTGTGCCCGGCGGACCGTACAGGAGCACGCCCTTGGGGGGTTCGATGCCCAGTTTCTGGAAAAGTTCCGGGTGCCGGAGCGGGAGCTCGATCGTTTCGCGGAGCCGCTGGAGCTCGTCTTTCAGGCCGCCGATGTCCTCGTATGAGAACCGCTTGATGCCTTCAAAGCCGGCTGCGGGTTTGTCCGAGAACTCGATCGTGGTATTCTTGGTGATGATGACGGCTTCTTCCGGCTCGATCTCCACGACCTTGAATGCCACGATCTGGGGCTGGATAAAGGGAAGCCCCAGCATGATCGGCACGGAATCGTTGATGGTCACGGGGAAATCGATCAGGCCGTTGACCACGTGCGGGTTATTTGCTATCGGTATTTTCTTCGGGAGATCTTCCGGGGGAGCAAGCACGACCCGCCTGGCTTCTACTTCCTCGGAGATTTTTATGACCTTGACCGTATCGCCAATCGCGACACCGGCATTCTGCCGGGTAAAATTATCGATCCGGATCTTGCGCTGGTTCCAGTCCTCGACAAGAGCCCTCCAGACCTTGGCCACGGTGCGGCGCTTTCCTTCGATTGCCACCAGATCGCCGGGCGAGATCTTCAGCAGGAGCATCGTCTCAGGATCGAGCCGGGCCTTTCCGCCACCCTGGTCGCCGGGGTACGCGGAATCCACTCTCAATTGAACTTCAGGCATTACCTTAAAGGTCATATACGCAGGGATTTATAAGTACTGTAAATGCGTATCCTCGTTTTCGATCCATTCCACGGCGCGGCAGGCGACATGATCACAGGAGCCCTGCTCGACTGCGGGGCGGACCGCCCGCTCGTCCTTAAGGCCATGCAGGCCGTGGTTGCCGAGCCGGGGATATCAACGGTGAACCGGGCCGGCATCCGGGCCCTGAAAGTCGATACCCACGCCACGCCGGTCCACCGGACGCTGGCCGAGGTGATGCAGCGGATCGATACCGCAGCCGGGGACGTGCCGGGCCCGGCCCTTGCGATGGCCCGCCGGGTCTTTGCACGGATTAACGCAGCCGAAGAAGAAGTCCACGGGGCCCATGCCCACTTCCACGAGGTCGGTGCTGATGATGCGATTGCCGATATCATCGGGGCCTGCACGGCCCTGCACTCGCTTGCAGTTGACGGCGTCATGGTTATGCCCATCACGACCGGCCACGGGACTGCCACCGGGTCGCACGGAACATTCCCCATCCCGGCACCGGCAACCGCCCTGATCCTGAAAGCTGTCGGCCTCATCTCCGCTCCCGGGAGCCACATGGGAGAACTCTGCACGCCCACCGGCGCTGCACTTCTCGCGGAATTTGCCACGCTCGCGGTTCCCCGGCCCGCTGCCTACACGATTCTCTCGGTAGGGTACGGTGCGGGAACCCGGGATCCCCAGCACGCCCCCAATGTCCTGCGGGCCATGCTCGTGGAACCAGCTCCCGAAACCGGGGAGATGGCCGAGGACTGCGTAGACATCCTCGAAACCAATGTTGATGACGTGACCGGCGAAGTGATCGCCCACGCAATCACCCGCTTCATGGAAGCCGGTGCCCGCGACGCAAGCGCCCAGCCGGTGATCATGAAGAAGGGAAGGCCCGGGTATCTCATCCGGGTCATCAGCCTCCGGGAGACGAGTCCCGCCCTTGCCGAACTAATGGCACGCGAGCTCGGCACACTGGGCATCCGGTGTTCCCCGGCGATCCACCGCTTCATCGCTGAGCGCACCATTGACGAAATCAATGTCACCATCGCAGGACAGCAGCGGACAATGCCGGTCAAGTGCGGGTGGATGCACGGCGAATGCTACACGCTCAAGGCAGAGTTCGACCCGGCCCGCGACTGGGCCGGCGAGCTGGGAATCCCGATCAAAGATGTGCTCCGGGCGATCGAAGAAGCGGGATGGAAGAACCTCCGCACTAAAAACAATGGCGCCGGTGACCCATGAAGACCGATAAGCAGACCAGCGGGAATGCGGCATTCGACAAGCTGCTGGGCGGCGGGCTCGAAGTGCGGACCGTCACGCAGCTCTATGGCGAACCGGCGAGCGGGAAGAGTACGCTCTGCACGATTGCCGCTGTCGCTACCCTCCGGGCGGGCCAGGCGGTCGTGTACATCGACTCCGAAGGCTTCTCCATCGAGCGGTTCCGGCAGATTGCCGGGGAAGATACCGAGAAGATCGCCGACCGGCTCTTCCTCTTCGAACCCCTTGACTTCGAACACCAGGGACAGGTAATTTCAGAAGCGGAAAAAATTCTCAAGACGCAGAAAGTGGGACTGCTGGTCATGGACTCGGCAACCGCACTCTACCGCACCGATCTGGAAAAAGGCCGGGATGCAATCCAGCTCCTCACCAAGCAGATGATCCACCTGCTGGGATATGCCAAGCGCTACGGCATGCCGGTCATCATCACCAACCAGGTATACATGGACACCGGCAAGAACACCTGGTACGGCCTCGGGGGATTTGCACTCGAACACCTCTCGAAAATTATTGTCCGCATCGAAAAGACGGACATACAGGGGCGCCGCCGGGCCCGGCTCGTCAAGCACCGGTCCCAGCCCGAGGGGGCATCGTTCGAGTTCGAGATCGTGGAAGAGGGCATCGCGGTAAAATAAAGCCGACGGGGCACCGCACATTCTTTTTTTTAATATTTTTATAAAAGTACGGGAACTATAAAATTGTAACAATTATATCAGAATACTGCGAATAATGGAAGACCCATGGCACTGAGCAGGGAAAATATCACAAAGATAACCGATCTTCTGAAGCAAAATCCCCAGGGACTCAGTATAACCAATATCGTCAAAGAAACCGGTATCAACCGGAACACGGCCGGGCGGTACTTAGAACGCCTTCTCATCTCCGGCCAGGTAGAGATGCGCCATTTCGGCATGGCAAAGATTTACACCGCCGCGCAGCGGGTCCCGGTCTCTGCAATGCTCTCGATCTCTTCCGATCTCGTCATGCAGCTGGACAGCGGACTCCGGATTATTTTTGCCAACAAGCCTTTCTTAAATCTGCTGGGCGTCACATCAGAAGAACTGCTGGGGAAAAATATCGAATATACCGCAGCGGCAACCGTGTTTGATGATGCACTGGAAAATTTCATCAAACATCTCAATAATGGGATCAAAGGAGAAGAGTGGGGCAGTACGCTCACGCTGAACAATGGCGAGCGGGTTTTTTCCTCTCATATATCTCCCATCACGTTTAATGACGGGCGCAAGGGGGTCTCGGTTCTCCTGGAAGATGTTACCGAGATGCGGCAAAAAGAGCGCGAACTGCGCGAGAGCGAAGAGCGGTTCCGCACACTGGTTGAGATTTCTCCGGATGCCGTGATCCTTCACCGTGACGGAAAAATTATCTATGCGAATCCTGCAGCCCTAAAACTCCTTGGCGCTTCAAAAGCCGGTGAAATAACCGGTAAGAGAGTTCTTGATTTTGTTGATCCCCGCTTCCGCGGGATCCTGATGGAGAATATCCGGAAAGATCTTGACGGAGGACACTCCCCAAACATGGAATTGCCGGTACTCCGGCTCGATGGTACACCCGTGATTGTTGAGGGAAGGGGGGCAAAGACATCCATTGAGGGAAAACCTGCAGTAATAGTAACGCTGCGGGACATTACTGACCGCAAGCAGGCCGAGGAAAAACTGTTCAACTCCCGCCAGATGCTCCAGCTGGTGCTGGACACGATACCGGTAAGGGTATTCTGGAAAGATCGGGATCTGGTATTTCTCGGTGCCAACCAGGCCCTTGCCCGTGACGCCGGCTATACCAACCCGGAAGATCTTTTGGGAAAAACCGATTACGATACCGCTTTTGCAGCAACCGCGGACCAGTACCAGGCTGACGATCTCCAGGTGATGGAGACAGGAACGCCGAAACTGAATTTTGAAGAGCGCCAGGAGAGACGGGGAGGGAGCCAGGCATGGCTCCGGACAAGTAAGGTTCCCCTGCGCAACAAGTCCGGGGATGTGATCGGGATTCTTGGCACCTATGAAGATATCACCGAAAGCAAAATGCTGGAGAATGAGTTGAACGCAACCGCAGAGCGGTACAAACAACTTGCCGAATGTTCGCTCGATGCTCTCGTCATCACCGATCCCCGGGGAATAATTATCACCACCAACAAGGCAGCGCTGACGTTAGTCGAGCTTGAGGATCAAACCGAAATGCAGGGAACTTCAGTCTTCCGGTTTGTGGCCCCCGAATCACGGGAGCATGCAAAGCGGGATTTCGCAGCGGTGAACCCGTCACGAAAGGCGATTATGCGAACGTATGCCGGTATCACTGCCCGCGGCAACCATATCACCGTTGAAGTAATGGCTAATCCAATCACGTACAAAGGCAGTCCTGCCGCCATCATATCCATCCGTGAGATCAGCAAACGTACCGCTGCCGGGAAAAACCTCAAAAAAGATGAGTGAATGTTCCGGCTGATGACACGAACTCCCGGAATAAAATATATTCATTATTCCCGGGAAAAACCCGGAAGTTTGTGTTTGTTTTTTTTTAAATTAAAAAAAATCAGAACCGGATGACGCCGGAAAAAACGGTCTCGGCCGGGCCTTCCATCTTTGCGCCGTCTTTTAAGTAAATGACCAGCGGTCCGCCCTCGGTCTCCACCTTCACCGTTTCCCCTCTAAGCCCGAGGTGGTGGACGACTGCTGCCGATGCCGTTGCCCCGGTGCCGCAGGAGAGCGTCTCTCCCTCAACCCCGCGTTCGAACGTGCGGATCCGGATGCTGTCATCACCGGTCTTCTGGACGAAGTTCACGTTTGCGCCTTTGGTAAACGATTCATGGTGGCGGATGGGCGGTGCGAGCGCTTCGACATTCACGTTCTCCACATCATCAACAACCACGACCGCGTGCGGGACGCCGGTGTTGGCGGCATAGACATCGAAAACACCGATATGTTCTTTGTATTCGCCCTTGCCCGGTGCGGGAATATCCGGCCTGCCGAACTTCGGGGTAGGCATGCTGATGGTGGCAACGAAGGTATCGTTGCGGTACGCCATCTCAACGCCCACGGGACCGGCAAGGGTATCGACCGTGCAGGAACCTTTGGCATAACCGGCATCGAAGGCATATTTTGCCAGGCACCGGATGCCATTGCCGCACATCTCGGCTTCGCTCTCATCGGGCTGGAGGATGCGCATCCGCAGGTTCCCGTTTTCGGATTTCATCAAATACAGGATCCCGTCAGCGCCGATCCCGAACCGGCGGTCGCAATAAGTTTTTGCAAAACCGGCTTTCATATCGTCGGGAATGATCGTCTTTTCGTATTCATCGATCAGCACAAAATCATTGCCATTGCCCTGCAGTTTGGTGAATGGTATTTCCATAATTCCTCATTTTCTCCGGGGGATGCGATGCTCAGCGGATCTATTCGCTTTGTACGGTATTCATCTCAAAGGTTTTATTGAATTCGCCGATGTCCCAGCCAAGATACTCCTTGATGATCACGTACGCCATCTGGGGGGGAATCGCACCCTGCTCGGTTACGATCAGATCGATATACTCCGCAGGAGTGACATCGAACGCCGGGTTGCGGACGGTCACGTAGGGCAGGGTCCGCGCAATCTCATCCGGCAGTACCTCTGCTGCTGCCCGTTCCTCTATCTGGATCATTTCGCCGATGATCGTGCGGGGCGCAAACTTGTACGTCTCGGCAGCCACGAGCACATTCACCCGCGCCTCATGCGCCGAATGCGCTACCTGTGAGGTGCCGATCTTGTTGACCACCGCTCCGTTCACGGTCACCGCATCGGCCCCGACAATGACAAGGTCGATGTCGTTGATGAACGACCGCACGGCAGAATCCACAATGTAATTCGTCTTAATGCCCACATCGTTGAGGGTCCGGAGGGTGATGAGCCCCTGGTTTCTCGGGCGCACTTCGGTAGCAAAGACCTCGATATCCTTTCCGCTCCGGTGCGCCTCGATGATGCACGCGAGTGCTACTTCCGAGTTGCAGTGCGTGAGGATCGTGTCGCCATCGCGGATATGCCGGGCGCCGAACTCTGCGATCTTCTCCACCGCGTGCTGGGAGGACTGGATAAACGCATCCGCCCGCTGGACAACACTGGCCCGTGCCTCATCCACGGTCTTTGCCCGGTCGAGACCGGCCATCACCATATGGACTGCATTCGGGAGCGAGACTGCCGTGGGCCGGGTTGCAACCAGCAGCTCCGCGGCCCGCTCCATCTCAACCGTGAATGCTGCGGTGATCAATGCTTTCGAGCCCAGGGCCTCATTTTTCAGGGCATCGGCTGCTGCCCGCGCAATCCGGCCCGCACCCCGGATCTCCATGCTCTTTATCTTCTCTGCAGTTTCAACAGGTAACATTCAGCTTCATTGATTGAATAGAAACGTGAAGTAAATATAAGTTTATTACCGGGTGCCCCATGTCGGTTGCCGTAGTCTTTGACAGTGCAGGAACGCTCCTCAACACCTACCGGGTGGCAAAGGATATCTGCAACAAAAAACTTCTGCCGGGTATCGAGACCACCACGCTCACGTTCAGTTCGCCAGACCGCGTCCTCGTCGTGCTGCCCGTGCACTCCCAGGAGATGATCAGCACACCGCCCGATACGCTCCTTTCCGAATATCTCGTCAAACACGACATGGGCTTTGGGGTCAGCTGCACCCGCAAGATCACCACCGCAGAAGAGATCGGCGACATCCTCTACGCGGACACGCGGGCGACGGTGGGCGACTTACAGGAATGTATCCGCAATGTCTGGACCGTCTGCAAAGCAGAAGAAGTGGTCACGATGAACAGCGGGGCGATCATCAACATGGCGCTCGGGGCGATCGAATTTACCATCACGGCCGGCGGCTGGCCGTTTGACGGGGCAAAAGAGACGATCACCTCCCTGCACCGCATGGGCGTCCCGACCTTCATTGCCTCGGGCGACCGGGTCACCAAGCTGGAGAAGATGGCAGACCATCTCGGCATCCCCCGGGACCGGGTGTACGGGGTTGC of the Methanomicrobiales archaeon HGW-Methanomicrobiales-1 genome contains:
- a CDS encoding TIGR00299 family protein, with translation MRILVFDPFHGAAGDMITGALLDCGADRPLVLKAMQAVVAEPGISTVNRAGIRALKVDTHATPVHRTLAEVMQRIDTAAGDVPGPALAMARRVFARINAAEEEVHGAHAHFHEVGADDAIADIIGACTALHSLAVDGVMVMPITTGHGTATGSHGTFPIPAPATALILKAVGLISAPGSHMGELCTPTGAALLAEFATLAVPRPAAYTILSVGYGAGTRDPQHAPNVLRAMLVEPAPETGEMAEDCVDILETNVDDVTGEVIAHAITRFMEAGARDASAQPVIMKKGRPGYLIRVISLRETSPALAELMARELGTLGIRCSPAIHRFIAERTIDEINVTIAGQQRTMPVKCGWMHGECYTLKAEFDPARDWAGELGIPIKDVLRAIEEAGWKNLRTKNNGAGDP
- the radB gene encoding DNA repair and recombination protein RadB, coding for MKTDKQTSGNAAFDKLLGGGLEVRTVTQLYGEPASGKSTLCTIAAVATLRAGQAVVYIDSEGFSIERFRQIAGEDTEKIADRLFLFEPLDFEHQGQVISEAEKILKTQKVGLLVMDSATALYRTDLEKGRDAIQLLTKQMIHLLGYAKRYGMPVIITNQVYMDTGKNTWYGLGGFALEHLSKIIVRIEKTDIQGRRRARLVKHRSQPEGASFEFEIVEEGIAVK
- a CDS encoding ribose 1,5-bisphosphate isomerase, producing MLPVETAEKIKSMEIRGAGRIARAAADALKNEALGSKALITAAFTVEMERAAELLVATRPTAVSLPNAVHMVMAGLDRAKTVDEARASVVQRADAFIQSSQHAVEKIAEFGARHIRDGDTILTHCNSEVALACIIEAHRSGKDIEVFATEVRPRNQGLITLRTLNDVGIKTNYIVDSAVRSFINDIDLVIVGADAVTVNGAVVNKIGTSQVAHSAHEARVNVLVAAETYKFAPRTIIGEMIQIEERAAAEVLPDEIARTLPYVTVRNPAFDVTPAEYIDLIVTEQGAIPPQMAYVIIKEYLGWDIGEFNKTFEMNTVQSE
- a CDS encoding ATPase, giving the protein MPEVQLRVDSAYPGDQGGGKARLDPETMLLLKISPGDLVAIEGKRRTVAKVWRALVEDWNQRKIRIDNFTRQNAGVAIGDTVKVIKISEEVEARRVVLAPPEDLPKKIPIANNPHVVNGLIDFPVTINDSVPIMLGLPFIQPQIVAFKVVEIEPEEAVIITKNTTIEFSDKPAAGFEGIKRFSYEDIGGLKDELQRLRETIELPLRHPELFQKLGIEPPKGVLLYGPPGTGKTLIAKAVASESGAHFISIAGPEVISKYYGESEQRLREVFEEARENAPSIIFIDELDSIAPRREEVTGEVERRVVAQLLTMMDGLEERGQVVVIGATNRVDAIDAALRRPGRFDREIEIGVPGEPDRIDILKIHCRGMPLSEDVSLEVLAQQTHGFVGADLAALAREAAIRALRRYLPDLSEHLDAEEIPQEILDTLKVYASDFRSAQRDVGPSAMREVMLEVSHVKWQNVGGLETAKTEVREAVELPLTDRQKFEDLGIQPPRGILLYGPPGTGKTLIAKAVASESGANFIPVRGPQLLSKWVGESERAVREVFKKARQVAPSIIFFDEIDALAPARGSNSDSHVSDNVLNQILTEMDGLEELKDVVVMGATNRPDIVDPALLRAGRFDRLVYIGEPTTEDRKKIINIHSRFMPLEGSALEEVVSLCGKYSEEMLAELVEKLGKDKTITADEMKAAITPATDDAAGIPAGTRRRRLIELLGEKNLTVTDPAREILAVNLAAITEGFVGSDLESICREAGMLALRENAAAVATRHFEEAQKKVHPMMNERLREYYTRIQQHFKGGLPKQVQPPEYQ
- a CDS encoding haloacid dehalogenase; the encoded protein is MSVAVVFDSAGTLLNTYRVAKDICNKKLLPGIETTTLTFSSPDRVLVVLPVHSQEMISTPPDTLLSEYLVKHDMGFGVSCTRKITTAEEIGDILYADTRATVGDLQECIRNVWTVCKAEEVVTMNSGAIINMALGAIEFTITAGGWPFDGAKETITSLHRMGVPTFIASGDRVTKLEKMADHLGIPRDRVYGVATPTVKAQIVSDLRQEYDKVLMVGDGINDICALRNADIAILTIQQAGDRPEELYAAADYVVKDVGAVLPIVQDLLTSQKCSE
- a CDS encoding diaminopimelate epimerase, coding for MEIPFTKLQGNGNDFVLIDEYEKTIIPDDMKAGFAKTYCDRRFGIGADGILYLMKSENGNLRMRILQPDESEAEMCGNGIRCLAKYAFDAGYAKGSCTVDTLAGPVGVEMAYRNDTFVATISMPTPKFGRPDIPAPGKGEYKEHIGVFDVYAANTGVPHAVVVVDDVENVNVEALAPPIRHHESFTKGANVNFVQKTGDDSIRIRTFERGVEGETLSCGTGATASAAVVHHLGLRGETVKVETEGGPLVIYLKDGAKMEGPAETVFSGVIRF